TTGTTACTGTCAGCATGCCTAATTTACCTTGCAGCAGAATTAACACAAACAAGGCAATAGTTAACTCTTTGGGTACTTTCTCAACTCGCTTTCTGAGCGCAAAATATAAAAGCGCAATTACAAGCAAACCTAGAGAAGTTGCAAAGTAACGATGGATCATTTCAATCCAAGCTTTAAAAGGTTCAACTGTACTGCCTGGAAAGGCATTGGCTGCCGCTTGTAATTCATCAGCAGAGTTTGGCACTGTTAAAAAGCCATAACATCCTGGCCAGTCTGGACAACCTAGCCCTGCATTACTTAATCGTGTATAGGCGCCTAATGCGACAACACAAAAAGTAACAAACGTACTAATTACTGTGAGGTATATATATTTCTTATTCATTATTCCTCCTAGCTACTGCGCGCATAATTGAGTAGTTTTTTTAGATCCGATAACAATCCTTTATGTAACACTCTACTTTTTTGATCGCTTTCTTCGTATGGATAAGCAAGTACAACTAAACCATGATGATCAACAAGATAAAGCCATCCAGCTTGCAACTCTGGTAGTGCAGGATACTGAGTCATGTTATTACTTTCCGCCTCACCAAAAATCACGAGACTTACTTTGTGCTGTTTTTTGCCCAGAGCTTGATACACATTTTGTAAACGTTGATTTTGTTGAGTACAAATCAATCCACAGTCAACCGGCGCTGATAGTCCGATACTCCAAAGCGTATTATCATTTACCTGCCAATTAGGGACTTGTATATCATTGCTAAGCAGGTGTCCTTTATTCGTTGTGTTATCAGGAAGCCAGTTTGTCTGAATTGCTGCATAAGCTAAAATAAATGGCGTAATACAGCAGATAACAAACATCCACATAGGTTTAAGCTTCATTTGGCACCTCTGTTCTTGTTGCTTTGAATGCGATGAAAGCCGCTGCGACTGCAATTAAAAACCACTGCAATGCATAGGCATGATGTTTTTCGGGACTCATTACGACCGGCTGATAGTGGGGTTCAGCAATGACTGCTGAGTCAGGTAATTGATACAAAATAGCAGGGTAAATATCTTTACCTGTTAAATTTGATAAGTACAAATGGTCTATAAACTGTAACCGCTTTGAGTGAACTTCAAGCGCTGACTTTGCCAAAGTAAAGTGATCTAAATGGCGGCTTTTTATTACTAAATTTAAGTTTTGAATTTCGTCAAAGGAGAGTGTTTCAGGCTGCCCCCGGCCTTGAAGCGGTATAAACCCTAAATTAACCAATAGATACTTCTCTAAACCCGCAACTTTAAAAAGAGAAATAACATCAACACCA
The Pseudoalteromonas phenolica genome window above contains:
- a CDS encoding SURF1 family protein; translation: MALIKALPWQAIIIWLVCITVVTTCLGLSYWQFSRAKEKQLQLDEFSQVELTSFEFIRALQNQPIERLHGQAVSLMGRIEQQYTWFLDNRVVDGRVGVDVISLFKVAGLEKYLLVNLGFIPLQGRGQPETLSFDEIQNLNLVIKSRHLDHFTLAKSALEVHSKRLQFIDHLYLSNLTGKDIYPAILYQLPDSAVIAEPHYQPVVMSPEKHHAYALQWFLIAVAAAFIAFKATRTEVPNEA